Proteins encoded in a region of the Quercus lobata isolate SW786 chromosome 8, ValleyOak3.0 Primary Assembly, whole genome shotgun sequence genome:
- the LOC115955374 gene encoding putative serine/threonine-protein kinase-like protein CCR3, producing the protein MTKLPSIFLIFLHLLLLSKTHALGSGATLAVISSSATVCGIIASQPTQRIQCYQRGQVISVDPNTNFTSISGGTNLLCGLRSGGYSLLCWDPSNNFSSKRLYFNDTVLLNNLSVGGDQVCATFNGTNSVYCWRGNKDFNLPPGSDSFSSISSGFGFSCGILNSSQQVKCWGSNTVLSNLIQSGFTNMSMNSIVAGGSHACGLNSSESVVCKGDNSSGQLDVPSDSVGDLFKLSLGESHSCGIRKSNQFAVCWGGRGGYSLNVTEGGSFEAIASGSNFTCGLKTIDLSILCWGPGWPNEGNLSSGVELSLPKILPGPCVDQSNCLCSVYPDSQSLCSGFGIICPVCKNVNSTQQPVPSPTPTPTPSSNSSPSKGLRRGLLAFCIVGSIGGFAGICTVIYCLWTGVCFGKKKVHNSVQPTITRAASSNNGTTSNNSPPSRSSTIRRQGSRIMRRQRSGTSSKHTDKAEEFSLAELAAATNNFALENKIGAGSFGVVYRGKLVDGREVAIKRGDTSLIMKKYQEKESAFDSELAFLSRLHHKHLVRLVGFCDEKEERLLVYEFMKNGALYDHLHDKNNVEKSSSVLNSWKMRIKIALDAARGIEYLHNYAVPPIIHRDIKSSNILLDAYWTARVSDFGLSLMGPESDRDYRPMKAAGTVGYIDPEYYGLNVLTAKSDVYGLGVVLLELLTGKRAIFKNGENGGAPISVVDFTVPAIMAGELGKVLDSRVGPPELNEAEAVELMAYTALHCVNLEGRERPTMADIVANLDRALSLCDHSHGSISSGTISIVSE; encoded by the coding sequence ATGACGAAACTaccctccatcttcctcatcttcctccacctcctcctcctctccAAAACCCACGCCCTCGGCTCCGGCGCCACCCTCGCCGTTATCTCCTCCTCCGCCACCGTTTGCGGCATAATAGCCTCACAACCAACCCAACGCATCCAATGCTACCAACGTGGCCAAGTCATATCCGTCGATCCCAACACCAACTTCACCTCCATTTCCGGCGGCACCAACCTCCTCTGTGGCCTCCGCTCCGGTGGCTACAGTCTCCTCTGCTGGGACCCCTCTAACAACTTCAGCTCCAAACGCCTTTACTTCAACGACACCGTTTTGTTAAACAACCTCTCCGTCGGTGGCGACCAAGTCTGCGCCACTTTCAATGGTACAAACTCAGTCTATTGCTGGAGAGGCAATAAAGATTTCAATTTGCCACCTGGGTCTGATTCGTTTTCGTCAATCTCATCTGGGTTTGGTTTCTCTTGTGGAATTTTAAACAGCAGTCAACAAGTTAAGTGTTGGGGAAGCAATACTGTGTTATCGAATTTGATACAGAGTGGTTTTACGAACATGTCGATGAATAGTATTGTAGCTGGTGGTTCACACGCGTGTGGGTTAAACTCAAGTGAGTCTGTTGTTTGCAAAGGAGATAACAGTTCTGGTCAGTTAGATGTTCCTTCGGATTCGGTGGGAGACTTGTTTAAGTTGTCGCTCGGAGAAAGCCATAGTTGTGGGATTAGGAAATCGAATCAATTTGCGGTGTGTTGGGGTGGGAGAGGGGGATATTCTTTGAATGTGACAGAAGGGGGTTCGTTTGAAGCAATTGCGTCTGGGTCTAATTTTACTTGTGGATTAAAGACGATTGATTTATCGATTTTGTGTTGGGGACCCGGGTGGCCTAATGAAGGTAATTTGAGTTCTGGGGTTGAGTTATCTTTGCCTAAGATTCTTCCAGGTCCTTGTGTGGATCAATCTAATTGTTTGTGTAGTGTGTATCCAGATTCTCAGAGTTTATGCTCTGGTTTTGGGATTATTTGTCCGGTTTGTAAGAATGTAAATTCAACGCAACAGCCAGTACCTTCACCAACCCCAACCCCAACCCCCTCATCGAATTCATCACCATCCAAGGGTTTGAGAAGGGGTTTATTGGCCTTTTGCATTGTGGGATCGATTGGAGGATTTGCGGGTATTTGCACTGTGATTTATTGCTTGTGGACTGGTGTTTGTTTTGGGAAGAAGAAAGTGCATAATTCAGTGCAACCTACAATCACTAGAGCTGCTAGTTCTAACAATGGAACAACCTCGAACAATAGCCCGCCTTCAAGGTCATCCACAATTAGGCGTCAAGGGTCGAGGATTATGAGGCGGCAGAGGAGTGGTACCTCGTCAAAGCACACGGATAAGGCTGAGGAATTTTCACTAGCTGAGCTAGCAGCAGCCACCAACAATTTCGCTTTGGAGAACAAGATTGGTGCTGGAAGCTTCGGTGTTGTGTATAGAGGCAAATTGGTAGATGGCCGTGAGGTTGCGATCAAAAGGGGTGATACTAGTTTAATTATGAAGAAATATCAAGAGAAAGAAAGCGCATTTGATTCAGAATTGGCATTCTTGTCACGGCTTCATCACAAGCATTTAGTTAGGCttgttgggttttgtgatgAAAAGGAAGAGAGGCTGTTGGTTTATGAGTTCATGAAGAATGGTGCACTTTATGATCATTTACATGACAAGAACAATGTGGAGAAGAGTAGCAGTGTTTTGAATTCTTGGAAAATGAGGATCAAAATCGCATTGGATGCAGCTCGAGGGATCGAATATCTTCACAATTATGCAGTCCCACCTATAATTCATAGAGACATCAAGTCCTCTAACATATTGTTAGACGCTTACTGGACAGCCAGAGTATCTGATTTTGGATTGTCTTTAATGGGTCCAGAATCTGATCGCGATTATAGGCCAATGAAAGCAGCTGGAACAGTTGGGTACATTGATCCTGAGTATTATGGTCTTAATGTACTAACAGCAAAGAGTGATGTTTATGGTCTAGGAGTAGTATTATTGGAACTTTTGACAGGGAAGAGAGCTATATTCAAGAATGGTGAAAATGGAGGGGCACCCATAAGTGTGGTGGACTTCACGGTGCCAGCAATTATGGCTGGAGAATTGGGAAAGGTCTTGGACTCAAGGGTTGGGCCTCCAGAACTGAATGAAGCAGAGGCAGTAGAACTGATGGCCTATACAGCATTGCATTGTGTGAATTTGGAAGGGAGGGAAAGGCCAACCATGGCTGACATTGTTGCTAATTTGGACCGGGCATTGTCTCTCTGCGATCATAGTCATGGTAGCATCTCTAGTGGTACAATCTCCATTGTTTCAGAATGA